The genomic window GGTGCGCACAGGAGCGACAGACCGGTTCGTTGCTCCGAGCGTCGTAGCCGTCCGCTCGAGCGCCGCAGGCGCAGCGAGCGTCAGACCTTTTGGCTGGCGATGCCTCTTGCCGTGCGTGGGGTGTATGCCCCACGGAAGTTCCGAGATTCATTCCGGATCACCGGAGTTACCTTCCGGGCGGCGCTCCAACGCCGCCCAATCTCACATACCAACAAGAGTCATCTTCATCCGAGTTGGTAACTCCGCAACTCCACCTTTGTATCCAATATGCATAAATGCATCGCAGACTCGAAAAGCAATCCAAGATAGAGATATGGGTAAATACTGGGAAATAGGTTCCCCCATCCTGTATTAGGATTTAATGAGGCAGTCGGGTACTTGGATGACAATCTGGGATGACCGGATTCTCGAAATCATTCGTAACGAAGGGCCAACACCAGTAGGTAAATTAACGGAACGTGATGGGGTTCGAATTAGTCAGTCATCAGTTTCTCGAAGGTGCCAGAAACTGGCGGATCACCGACTCTTGATCCCGATCGGGAACGGCGTCTACGATATCTCCGATATTGGGGAAGCCTATCTCGATGAGGAGTACGACGCCGAAAACGAGACCTACCTCAACGGCGGCGACTCGAGTGATGGACCGAGCGCCA from Natrinema versiforme includes these protein-coding regions:
- a CDS encoding PhiH1 repressor, with amino-acid sequence MRQSGTWMTIWDDRILEIIRNEGPTPVGKLTERDGVRISQSSVSRRCQKLADHRLLIPIGNGVYDISDIGEAYLDEEYDAENETYLNGGDSSDGPSASGTTQP